Proteins encoded by one window of Aphis gossypii isolate Hap1 chromosome X, ASM2018417v2, whole genome shotgun sequence:
- the LOC114125286 gene encoding rho guanine nucleotide exchange factor 7 isoform X1, which yields MTSNEPLLVQAVYSFKGKNNDELCLKKGDIVIVTQKEDGGWWEGTLKEKTGWFPSNYVREYKPQVENTTNNKVPNIPIDLTEQLRANRAVVVMDIVESERAHVTELKTLIQSFLIPLKNSNIMTIEEYNQLVNNIEEVSKTHEELLKSLEQVSGLPQSDQRIGKLFLNKASFIRTVHLQYCASHPRAVNIIDKYKDELNQIMETQGAVSPGILVLTVSLSKPFRRLDKYSGMLQELERHLEESHVDRGDTQRSISIYKEIASVCLSTRKQKELELSILSGVVQGWEGTDALSLGDAIKIGSVAFGSEHKDRYLMLFSTHLVILSVSQRLSSFIYEGKLPLSGIYVKKLDNNGAIKNAFEISGPLIDRIVAVCQSKEEQIDWIQKINKQLGNKCATNTTSSKSIEKSNRFAWDVTRLRPIPPLQFYHNINEKNICVTKRSERTFEDDGKVLRVFEAFCSNTKSRHASSGDHSLLLL from the exons ATGACTTCTAATGAGCCACTACTCGTACAAGCTGTATATTCgtttaaaggaaaaaataatgacgag CTCTGTTTGAAAAAAGGTGATATTGTAATTGTCACTCAAAAAGAAGATGGTGGCTGGTGGGAAGGAACTCTTAAAGAAAAAACTGGTTGGTTTCCATCAAATTATGTTAGAGAATATAAACCACAag tggAAAATACTACAAACAATAAAGTGCCAAATATACCGATTGATTTAACAGAGCAGTTAAGAGCTAACCGAGCTGTAGTAGTCATGGATATTGTGGAATCTGAAAGAGCACATGTCACTGAATTGAAGACACTTATCCAGAGTTTTTTGATTCCtttaaaaaactcaaatat AATGACTATTGAAGAATATAAccaattagtaaataatattgaagaaGTTTCGAAAACTCATGAAGAACTTCTGAAATCATTAGAACAAGTCTCTGGATTACCGCAGTCTGATCAAAGAATTGGTAAACTGTTTCTAAACAAAGCATCTTTTATACGGACTGTACATTTGCAATACTGCGCTTCTCATCCCAGAGCAGTTAATATCATTGATAAATACAA AGatgaattaaatcaaataatggaAACACAGGGTGCAGTTAGTCCTGGAATTTTAGTGCTGACTGTGTCATTAAGCAAACCATTTCGAAGATTAGACAAGTATAGTGGGATGCTCCAAGAACTGGAAAGACATCTTGAAGAAAGTCATGTTGATAGAGGAGATACTCAGCGATCCATAAgcatttataaagaaattgcg agtGTATGCTTATCAAcaagaaaacaaaaagaattggaattatctatattaagtGGAGTTGTACAAGGATGGGAAGGCACTGATGCATTAAGTTTAGGTGATGCAATTAAAATTGGTTCTGTTGCATTTGGCTCTGAGCATAAAGatagatatttaatgttattttctaCTCATCTGGTTATTTTATCAGTATCCCAAAGACTAAGTTCGTTTATATATGAA gGTAAATTACCATTAAGTGGAATTTATGtcaaaaaattagataataatggTGCCATAAAAAATGCTTTTGAAATATCTg gtccTTTAATTGATCGCATTGTTGCTGTTTGTCAGTCCAAAGAAGAGCAAATTGATtggatacaaaaaattaacaagCAATTAGGAAATAAGTGTGCCACTAATACTACATCTAGTAAATCA atcgaAAAAAGTAATAGATTTGCTTGGGATGTGACAAGACTTAGACCCATTCCACCActtcaattttatcataacatcaatgaaaaaaatatctgtgTAACTAAaagat cTGAAAGAACATTTGAAGATGATGGGAAAGTCTTGAGAGTATTTGAAGCATTTTGTTCAAATACAAAATCACGACATGCCAGTTCAGGTGATCATTCtttgttattgttgtaa
- the LOC114125292 gene encoding uncharacterized protein LOC114125292: protein MAKRKRIANRLSEIMRPKRFLKTKVVFDPSDTHIPNKKAKYSDKNKNNERKKDTAKSNGLPVNPETEFLDCSSTEMNAISPIHSPINSAVTQKVSKNCCLCSKMVKKKDLVDCPICNIRGRIIVIHKACLIVNAPTWKFKLNSSPWLCERCRELRCSKCLKECHSVSLVMYYCISCEVGLHRDCYESCSIKPMDKIDDDTFVCIPCLDLATQINIEELDTDVDLCTANVVSFSSTKDDIESESYKSDNSFAIEEDDNNIPNSLKWSTSDVTEYFENKLPQEVIDRLTNLNIDGRAIQLLQRSDIVSKMDLKLGHALKLYKQVRILQAQSTYNHIFWE from the exons atGGCCAAGAGGAAAAGAATTGCTAATCGTTTAAGTGAAATAATGAGACCTAAACGATTCTTg aaaacCAAAGTAGTGTTTGATCCATCTGATACTCATATACCGAATAAGAAAGCTAAATATTCtgataagaataaaaacaatgaaagaaaaaaagataCTGCTAAGTCAAATGGTCTTCCAGTAAATCCGGAAACTGAATTTTTAGATTGTTCATCAACTGAAATGAATGCTATATCTCCAATACATTCACCAATAAATTCTGCAGTAACTCAGAAAGTatcaaaaaattgttgtttgtgttcaaaaatggtaaaaaagaAAGATTTAGTGGATTGTCCAATTTGTAATATCAGAGGtagaataattgtaa ttcaCAAAGCCTGTTTAATAGTGAATGCCCCTACGTGGAAGTTCAAATTAAATTCCAGTCCTTGGCTTTGTGAGAGATGTAGAGAGCTAAGATGCAGTAAATGTCTCAAAGAATGCCATTCGGTaagttta GTAATGTATTACTGCATTTCTTGTGAAGTTGGTTTACATCGAGATTGTTATGAATCATGTTCCATTAAACCTATGGATAAAATCGATGACGATACGTTTGTTTGTATTCCTTGCTTGGATTTGGCTACTCAAATAAACATCGAAGAACTTGATACTGATG TTGATTTATGTACCGCTAATGTTGTGTCTTTTTCATCTACCAAAGATGATATCGAGTCTGAAAGTTATAAATCCGATAATTCATTTGCTATTGAAgaagatgataataatatcccAAATTCATTGAAATGGAGTACAAGTGATGTaactgaatattttgaaaataaattaccacaAGAAGTAATTGATAGACTCACTAATTta aatattgatGGTCGTGCAATACAATTACTTCAACGATCTGATATTGTATCAAAAATGGATTTGAAACTTGGTCATGCattgaaattgtataaacaaGTGAGAATTTTACAGGCACAAAGTACATACAATCACATATTTtgggaataa
- the LOC114125286 gene encoding rho guanine nucleotide exchange factor 7 isoform X2, producing MLCLKKGDIVIVTQKEDGGWWEGTLKEKTGWFPSNYVREYKPQVENTTNNKVPNIPIDLTEQLRANRAVVVMDIVESERAHVTELKTLIQSFLIPLKNSNIMTIEEYNQLVNNIEEVSKTHEELLKSLEQVSGLPQSDQRIGKLFLNKASFIRTVHLQYCASHPRAVNIIDKYKDELNQIMETQGAVSPGILVLTVSLSKPFRRLDKYSGMLQELERHLEESHVDRGDTQRSISIYKEIASVCLSTRKQKELELSILSGVVQGWEGTDALSLGDAIKIGSVAFGSEHKDRYLMLFSTHLVILSVSQRLSSFIYEGKLPLSGIYVKKLDNNGAIKNAFEISGPLIDRIVAVCQSKEEQIDWIQKINKQLGNKCATNTTSSKSIEKSNRFAWDVTRLRPIPPLQFYHNINEKNICVTKRSERTFEDDGKVLRVFEAFCSNTKSRHASSGDHSLLLL from the exons Atg CTCTGTTTGAAAAAAGGTGATATTGTAATTGTCACTCAAAAAGAAGATGGTGGCTGGTGGGAAGGAACTCTTAAAGAAAAAACTGGTTGGTTTCCATCAAATTATGTTAGAGAATATAAACCACAag tggAAAATACTACAAACAATAAAGTGCCAAATATACCGATTGATTTAACAGAGCAGTTAAGAGCTAACCGAGCTGTAGTAGTCATGGATATTGTGGAATCTGAAAGAGCACATGTCACTGAATTGAAGACACTTATCCAGAGTTTTTTGATTCCtttaaaaaactcaaatat AATGACTATTGAAGAATATAAccaattagtaaataatattgaagaaGTTTCGAAAACTCATGAAGAACTTCTGAAATCATTAGAACAAGTCTCTGGATTACCGCAGTCTGATCAAAGAATTGGTAAACTGTTTCTAAACAAAGCATCTTTTATACGGACTGTACATTTGCAATACTGCGCTTCTCATCCCAGAGCAGTTAATATCATTGATAAATACAA AGatgaattaaatcaaataatggaAACACAGGGTGCAGTTAGTCCTGGAATTTTAGTGCTGACTGTGTCATTAAGCAAACCATTTCGAAGATTAGACAAGTATAGTGGGATGCTCCAAGAACTGGAAAGACATCTTGAAGAAAGTCATGTTGATAGAGGAGATACTCAGCGATCCATAAgcatttataaagaaattgcg agtGTATGCTTATCAAcaagaaaacaaaaagaattggaattatctatattaagtGGAGTTGTACAAGGATGGGAAGGCACTGATGCATTAAGTTTAGGTGATGCAATTAAAATTGGTTCTGTTGCATTTGGCTCTGAGCATAAAGatagatatttaatgttattttctaCTCATCTGGTTATTTTATCAGTATCCCAAAGACTAAGTTCGTTTATATATGAA gGTAAATTACCATTAAGTGGAATTTATGtcaaaaaattagataataatggTGCCATAAAAAATGCTTTTGAAATATCTg gtccTTTAATTGATCGCATTGTTGCTGTTTGTCAGTCCAAAGAAGAGCAAATTGATtggatacaaaaaattaacaagCAATTAGGAAATAAGTGTGCCACTAATACTACATCTAGTAAATCA atcgaAAAAAGTAATAGATTTGCTTGGGATGTGACAAGACTTAGACCCATTCCACCActtcaattttatcataacatcaatgaaaaaaatatctgtgTAACTAAaagat cTGAAAGAACATTTGAAGATGATGGGAAAGTCTTGAGAGTATTTGAAGCATTTTGTTCAAATACAAAATCACGACATGCCAGTTCAGGTGATCATTCtttgttattgttgtaa
- the LOC114125283 gene encoding uncharacterized protein LOC114125283 — translation MTRDSAAVAALDDRRRRCPISAASDVADDASTLMTTNGIATSGSSSNDDVGGADEGGSLKSSSEVSTTTSCCGGSSSSSSRSGSDDDDSATVTRLSTTIDDGCSTPVKTPTMPLSSPKQTGDDNNGDRDSSSSTHSDEAAASTTPTSIGGRLTFYKDGKFIFQLAAHHQQNAYNTSAITSPCRWVPVPTVIQQHKNNVKCIGEWSQNQQNKTIWPYLVSNTASDSKSPQPIQQSQPQTVRIGERKQQFQHRTTPPPFSLITSTGNTTTQSGGIVVATTTNIVRRPSRKCSTTIAAENITDFQHLRCQPSAQSRGLPRRSQQHQHQAFMMIATETIKVQRRLLSLPKKQSLWCQRKRKSVIKNSTLQELKPPKINLECVVRNLWCRRHTTELLLRRQLSINNSGDTVAAAISAVVDVPPIVSRHVTVSSTSVVDSSCSNTGGSKRRSMVSPSPTTATQIPVTATTITLSNKSGNSSPHKKYKLGYQQPPEQMLLPQRRLVVDKNVKKVIPQPPPQAMSTNDHSITAILSGGAAGAKRSNGSGAISMVMDPENCVITTPTSTSTILSPHKNLNTPSPAPLSLLRTLLKSPSGESGSPPIAASTNGVGYRHHTNSSRKRSSVESLPPINAASVKVENGLGTPSMSIPSVGANAADNASAVLTALHQLPTIHHPAAGQLAAAGYFNVLYHQAAMAAAMAYQTHAQLPQPLSKSQPPPLLSSQFPTTSGANSTWQRQMNRRPPLLHPPEAIVGSGVTNATISSSASTVVAPYSSPLIAATVNGSNLLPPATPSPPPSLMLHPHPVHPHHLLLHHQQQYQLAPTVQQQPSPFHRQQGSNVKKRTGVAIGATEYGGYIEENNSEVVATLDEESSSSTDCMPLNLSKDSIAENVSGTSPTARVR, via the exons ATGACACGAGATTCGGCGGCGGTCGCCGCTCTAGacgaccgccgccgccgctgcccTATATCGGCGGCATCCGACGTAGCGGACGACGCCTCGACACTGATGACGACCAACGGTATCGCTACGAGCGGTTCGAGTAGCAACGACGACGTCGGCGGCGCAGACGAAGGCGGCAGCCTCAAGTCATCGTCCGAAGTGTCGACGACCACCAGCTGCTGTGGCGgtagcagcagcagcagcagcagaaGTGGtagcgacgacgacgactctGCCACCGTTACCAGGCTGTCTACAACGATTGATGACGGCTGTTCTACGCCCGTCAAAACCCCGACAATGCCCCTGTCGTCGCCCAAACAAACGGGAGACGACAATAACGGTGATAGAGATTCTTCTAGCAGTACTCACAGTGATGAAGCGGCCGCGTCCACCACTCCAACGAGTATTGGAGGGCGTCTGACGTTCTATAAAG aTGGCAAATTTATATTCCAATTAGCAGCCCATCATCAACAAAATGCATACAATACGTCTGCTATAACATCTCCATGTCGTTGGGTACCAGTTCCAACAGTGATACagcaacataaaaataatgtcaagTGTATAGGTGAGTGGTCACAAAATCAGCAAAATAAGACAATATGGCCTTACTTGGTTTCCAATACTGCCTCTGACAGTAAGTCACCTCAACCGATACAGCAATCGCAACCACAAACTGTAAGAATTGGTGAGCGGAAGCAACAATTTCAACACAGGACGACGCCCCCGCCATTTTCTCTCATTACCAGTACTGGTAATACAACTACACAATCTGGTGGAATTGTAGTTGCAACAACGACAAATATCGTGCGAAGACCTTCTAGAAAGTGTTCAACTACAATAGCAGCAGAAAATATTACCGATTTTCAACATCTACGCTGTCAACCATCCGCACAATCACGAGGTTTACCAAGACGCTCACAGCAACACCAACATCAGGCGTTCATGATGATTGCCACCGAAACAATAAAGGTTCAGAGGCGCTTATTATCATTGCCAAAAAAGCAAAGTCTCTGGTGTCAAAGAAAGAGAAAATCTGTGATTAAAAACTCCACGTTACAAGAACTTAAGCCcccgaaaataaatttagaatgtGTTGTTCGGAACCTGTGGTGTCGGCGACATACAACGGAATTATTGTTGCGCAGGCAACTCTCGATTAACAATAGTGGAGATACTGTTGCTGCTGCTATTTCTGCTGTCGTTGATGTCCCACCTATCGTTTCTCGTCACGTCACCGTTTCTTCAACAAGCGTTGTCGATTCCTCGTGTTCTAATACGGGAGGTAGCAAGAGGCGATCGATGGTTTCTCCATCGCCCACTACCGCTACCCAAATTCCCGTCACAGCTACTACAATAACCCTTAGTAATAAGAGTGGTAATAGTAGCcctcacaaaaaatataaattgggaTACCAGCAGCCGCCAGAACAGATGCTACTACCGCAGCGACGGTTAgtagttgataaaaatgtaaaaaaagttattccaCAACCTCCGCCGCAAGCCATGTCCACCAACGATCACAGCATAACTGCGATATTGTCTGGTGGTGCGGCGGGAGCGAAACGCTCTAATGGTAGTGGTGCCATTTCAATGGTAATGGATCCAGAAAACTGTGTCATTACCACACCTACTTCTACTAGTACAATATTGTCACCacataaaaatcttaatacgCCATCACCTGCACCACTATCCTTATTGCGTACATTGCTCAAGAGTCCCAGTGGTGAAAGCGGTTCACCGCCCATAGCTGCTAGTACAAATGGTGTTGGATACAGGCATCATACGAATAGCAGCAGAAAAAGGTCATCAGTCGAATCATTACCGCCTATTAATGCAGCTTCCGTTAAAGTTGAAAATGGCCTAGGAACGCCATCGATGTCAATACCGTCAGTTGGTGCTAATGCAGCTGATAATGCTTCTGCCGTTCTAACTGCTCTTCATCAACTTCCAACTATTCACCATCCTGCTGCTGGACAATTAGCCGCGGCTGGTTACTTTAATGTGTTATACCATCAAGCCGCAATGGCTGCTGCTATGGCCTATCAAACCCACGCACAACTGCCACAACCGCTGTCAAAATCGCAACCACCGCCTTTATTGTCTTCACAATTTCCCACAACCAGTGGTGCCAATAGTACTTGGCAACGTCAAATGAATCGGCGGCCACCTCTTCTACATCCGCCAGAAGCAATTGTTGGAAGTGGAGTTACTAATGCCACTATCTCTTCATCTGCATCAACGGTTGTGGCACCTTACTCTTCACCTTTGATAGCTGCCACAGTCAATGGCAGTAATTTATTGCCACCTGCTACTCCGTCGCCGCCTCCTTCTTTAATGTTGCATCCTCATCCTGTTCACCCCCACCATTTATTGTTACACCATCAGCAACAGTATCAACTAGCGCCCACGGTACAACAACAACCATCACCGTTCCATCGACAACAGGGTAGTAATGTCAAAAAAAGAACTGGAGTGGCGATAGGTGCTACCGAGTATGGCGGTTATATAGAAGAAAATAACTCTGAAGTTGTAGCTACCCTAGATGAAGAGTCATCCTCTTCCACCG ATTGTATGCCGCTCAATCTATCCAAGGATTCTATAGCTGAAAACGTCAGTGGTACTAGTCCAACGGCAAGAGTCAGGTGA
- the LOC114125288 gene encoding zinc finger protein 271-like — MTSELSDNSSKTSCADDRPFTCSVCNMTFTLSSHLTKHRRTHTGVEPYPCDICDKSFADNGQLMKHRRTHAVEKPYSCDLCDSSFAQIRHLNKHRRSHMGDKPFACDACDKAFADNSHLTRHRRTHTGEKPFACAVCDKSFADSDGLTKHWRWHTGERPYPCNVCDKSYADSSSLTKHRRSHTGEKPYSCDVCDKSYSQSSHLAKHRRTHVTEKPFPCDMCVKSFTDNDFLTKHRRTHTGEKPYPCDQCDMSFAQSSNLTKHRRTHTGERPYACDMCGQSFAVSASLTKHRRTHTGEKPYPCEVCDKSFADSGSLTKHRRVHTGEKPYLCDICDKSFAINGNLTKHRRIHTGEKPYLCDVCDKSFADSSGLTKHKRTHTGEKPYACDVCEKSFSDSGTLKKHRRIKHTQPDQPFLANVSKDVITLSNA; from the coding sequence ATGACTAGCGAACTCTCGGACAACAGTTCGAAGACTTCGTGTGCGGACGACAGACCGTTCACGTGCAGCGTTTGCAACATGACGTTCACTCTGAGCAGCCATCTGACCAAGCACCGGCGGACGCACACGGGCGTGGAACCGTACCCGTGCGATATCTGTGATAAGTCGTTTGCCGATAACGGTCAACTGATGAAACACCGGCGGACACACGCGGTGGAAAAACCGTACTCGTGCGACTTGTGCGACTCGTCGTTCGCCCAGATCAGGCATCTGAACAAACACCGGCGGTCGCACATGGGCGACAAACCGTTCGCGTGCGACGCGTGCGACAAAGCGTTCGCCGACAACAGTCACCTGACCAGACACCGGCGGACGCACACGGGCGAGAAACCGTTCGCGTGCGCCGTGTGCGACAAGTCGTTCGCCGACAGCGACGGTCTGACGAAGCACTGGCGGTGGCACACGGGCGAGAGACCGTACCCGTGCAACGTGTGCGACAAGTCGTACGCCGACAGCAGCAGCCTGACCAAGCACCGGCGGTCGCACACCGGCGAGAAGCCGTACTCGTGCGACGTGTGCGACAAGTCGTACTCTCAGAGCAGCCACCTGGCCAAGCACCGGCGGACGCACGTGACCGAAAAACCGTTCCCGTGCGACATGTGCGTCAAGTCGTTCACCGACAACGATTTCCTCACGAAGCACCGGCGGACGCACACGGGCGAGAAACCGTACCCGTGCGACCAGTGCGACATGTCGTTCGCCCAGAGCAGCAATCTGACCAAGCACCGGCGGACGCACACCGGCGAACGGCCGTACGCGTGCGACATGTGCGGTCAGTCGTTCGCCGTCAGCGCCAGCCTTACCAAGCACCGGCGGACGCACACCGGCGAGAAGCCGTACCCGTGCGAGGTGTGCGACAAATCGTTCGCCGACAGCGGCAGTCTGACGAAGCACCGGCGGGTGCACACGGGCGAAAAACCGTATCTGTGCGACATATGCGACAAGTCGTTCGCCATCAACGGTAATCTGACCAAGCACCGTCGGATACACACGGGCGAAAAACCGTACTTGTGCGACGTGTGCGATAAGTCGTTCGCCGACAGCAGCGGTCTGACCAAGCACAAGCGTACGCACACGGGCGAGAAACCCTACGCCTGCGACGTTTGCGAAAAGTCGTTCAGCGACAGTGGTACTCTGAAGAAGCACCGGCGAATCAAGCACACACAACCGGACCAACCGTTTTTGGCGAACGTGTCGAAAGACGTCATCACTCTGTCCAACGCATGA